A genomic stretch from Natronomonas gomsonensis includes:
- a CDS encoding pyridoxamine 5'-phosphate oxidase family protein → MPAWNGAWSATEATAYLRESTVPIRLACRTPSGGLWMLSLWYAYHDGEFLCATGADADVVRYLEADAGVAFEVSDNEPPYRGVRGSGTVSIEADEGKTLLRELLERYLGGTDNSLADRLLDDSREEVALRITPEKLYTWDFTDRMADAAQADDGP, encoded by the coding sequence ATGCCCGCTTGGAACGGTGCGTGGTCGGCGACGGAAGCCACCGCGTACCTCCGAGAATCGACCGTCCCGATTCGACTCGCCTGCCGGACGCCCTCGGGAGGGCTGTGGATGCTGTCGCTTTGGTACGCCTACCACGACGGCGAGTTCCTCTGTGCAACCGGCGCCGATGCCGACGTAGTTCGGTATCTCGAAGCCGACGCCGGCGTGGCCTTCGAGGTCTCGGACAATGAGCCGCCGTACCGCGGCGTCAGGGGGTCGGGAACCGTCAGCATCGAAGCCGACGAGGGGAAGACACTTCTACGAGAGCTGTTGGAGCGGTATCTCGGCGGCACCGACAACTCGCTGGCCGACCGACTACTCGACGACAGCCGCGAGGAGGTCGCACTTCGCATCACGCCGGAGAAACTGTACACGTGGGATTTCACCGACCGAATGGCCGACGCCGCTCAGGCCGACGACGGCCCCTGA
- a CDS encoding CARDB domain-containing protein: MRRFIALLVAAALVLSLAPPSVGAVPDARLTVSDVTVAPDRPTTDEPTTVSATVALSAGSTNAIELDDVTLRTDAGDRLARASNPGSLSPGDSLTVDLVGEFDDAGRQNLTVVARGTDGDGDDVTIRRPVTVVVEDSPPGIIVEADPVEGVTSPVVVDIGNPGVDPVRNVEVSVLKNTAVADRAFVPTLAAGGEETLNLSVTPDGDRQEIAVRVSYTTATGDRQTTFRRETLRVDPLEDDVGIDVRPVREQQADVQAGSDLGSLLGGAGGGSAGGNLQQDDAEGETPGQVEVAVTNFGNAPITEAVVEPEGEEPLARQFVGDLAPGETETVTVDLSEASGGDIDVAVNYRLDREQRQTQTTYEYRPETAAITVTGVDMEQDGDRLVITGNAGNTGEASVSGVVVSVGETESVSPAYPQRDYFVGTVDGSEFAPFELTARVDDNATSVPVEVTYRVDGEAFTQRYELPVERFEDSDDGGVLGSLWPFSLDIAGVGISVALGAAALVPLYRWRR; this comes from the coding sequence GTGCGCCGTTTCATCGCCCTCCTCGTCGCGGCCGCGCTGGTACTCTCGCTTGCGCCACCGAGCGTCGGTGCCGTCCCCGACGCTCGACTGACGGTATCCGACGTGACCGTCGCTCCCGACCGCCCGACCACCGACGAACCGACGACCGTCTCCGCGACGGTCGCGCTCTCTGCGGGGTCGACGAACGCCATCGAACTCGACGACGTGACGCTCCGAACCGACGCCGGCGACCGCCTCGCCCGCGCGTCGAACCCCGGGTCGTTGTCGCCCGGCGATAGCCTGACCGTCGACCTCGTCGGCGAGTTCGACGACGCCGGCAGACAGAACCTCACCGTCGTCGCCCGCGGGACCGACGGCGACGGCGACGACGTGACGATTCGACGACCCGTGACCGTCGTCGTCGAGGACTCACCGCCCGGTATCATCGTCGAGGCCGACCCCGTCGAGGGCGTCACCTCGCCGGTCGTCGTCGACATCGGCAACCCCGGCGTCGACCCGGTTCGCAACGTCGAAGTGTCGGTGTTGAAGAACACCGCCGTCGCCGACCGCGCGTTCGTTCCGACGCTCGCCGCTGGCGGCGAGGAGACGCTGAACCTCTCCGTGACGCCCGACGGCGACCGCCAGGAAATCGCGGTTCGGGTCTCCTACACCACCGCCACCGGCGACCGACAGACGACGTTCCGCAGGGAGACTCTCCGCGTCGACCCGCTCGAAGACGACGTCGGAATCGACGTTCGCCCGGTCCGAGAGCAACAGGCCGACGTACAGGCCGGCAGCGACCTCGGAAGCCTCCTCGGCGGTGCCGGCGGCGGGAGCGCCGGCGGCAACCTCCAGCAGGACGACGCCGAGGGCGAGACGCCCGGCCAAGTCGAAGTCGCGGTCACCAACTTCGGCAACGCGCCGATTACCGAGGCCGTCGTCGAACCCGAAGGCGAGGAACCGCTCGCCCGACAGTTCGTCGGTGACCTCGCACCCGGTGAGACGGAAACGGTGACCGTCGACCTCTCGGAGGCCTCCGGCGGCGACATCGACGTGGCCGTCAACTACCGACTCGACCGCGAACAGCGGCAGACCCAGACGACCTACGAGTACCGTCCCGAGACGGCTGCCATCACCGTCACCGGCGTCGACATGGAGCAGGACGGCGACCGCCTCGTGATTACGGGCAACGCGGGCAACACCGGCGAGGCGTCGGTTTCCGGCGTCGTCGTCTCGGTCGGCGAAACCGAGTCCGTCTCCCCGGCGTATCCCCAGCGCGATTACTTCGTCGGCACCGTCGACGGCAGCGAGTTCGCCCCCTTCGAACTCACCGCGCGCGTCGACGACAACGCCACGTCCGTCCCCGTCGAGGTGACCTACCGCGTCGACGGCGAGGCGTTCACCCAGCGCTACGAGCTCCCGGTCGAACGCTTCGAGGACTCCGATGACGGCGGCGTTCTCGGGTCGCTGTGGCCGTTCTCGCTGGACATCGCGGGCGTCGGCATCTCGGTCGCCCTCGGCGCCGCCGCCCTCGTCCCACTGTACCGCTGGCGACGATGA
- a CDS encoding outer membrane protein assembly factor BamB family protein has product MGMDSRLSRRALLAATGVSAAGLAGCTAGYRTGTVDATAGLEPTSTPARTLEDAPLSATWTQELPGQFTLSTPGVDDDRLYVGSETKLTAVSLSDGTVDWQVEMGGLTHGFTAAVDAGTVVGSARDIVGRRNIIDRGGTASLRALDAATGERRWREPLAVSASPVVADGTVFVPLVDGEETAVTARDLDTGAELWTRTLSAPDIFATPAVGESVYVATTAREDDTSSLLALSRDGEFRWSKHLDGAVHKGPRVVSKSDGETVYVGTDAGRLYAVGGDGDERWEATFERGVNTTPAVDDERVYTTTPRRVVALDRASGEGQWSGMVDHVAKTGIGVGGGMVHVGGNEVASFSADGGDAQWRIELPGVAGTFGSPIFRDGTLYTGGCVKVKGSSLYDHTMYALD; this is encoded by the coding sequence ATGGGCATGGATAGCCGCCTCTCGCGCCGTGCCCTCCTCGCGGCCACCGGCGTCTCTGCGGCCGGTCTCGCCGGTTGTACGGCGGGGTATCGGACCGGAACCGTCGACGCGACGGCGGGCTTGGAGCCAACCAGCACGCCCGCCCGGACGCTCGAGGACGCACCGCTTTCGGCGACGTGGACCCAGGAGTTGCCGGGGCAGTTCACGCTGTCGACGCCGGGCGTCGACGACGACCGACTGTACGTCGGCAGCGAGACGAAACTGACCGCCGTCTCGCTTTCCGACGGGACCGTCGACTGGCAGGTCGAGATGGGCGGGTTGACCCACGGCTTCACCGCCGCGGTCGACGCCGGAACGGTCGTCGGGTCGGCCCGCGACATCGTCGGCCGACGGAACATCATCGACCGCGGCGGCACGGCGTCACTGCGGGCGCTGGACGCCGCTACCGGCGAAAGGCGGTGGCGTGAACCGCTCGCCGTCTCGGCGAGTCCGGTCGTCGCCGACGGGACGGTGTTCGTCCCACTGGTCGACGGCGAGGAGACAGCGGTGACCGCACGCGACCTCGACACCGGCGCAGAACTGTGGACGCGAACGCTGTCGGCGCCGGACATCTTCGCCACGCCGGCGGTCGGCGAGTCAGTGTACGTCGCGACGACGGCGCGGGAAGACGACACCAGTAGCCTGCTCGCGTTGAGTCGGGACGGCGAGTTTCGGTGGTCGAAGCACCTCGACGGGGCGGTACACAAGGGGCCGCGGGTGGTCTCGAAGTCCGATGGAGAAACGGTGTACGTCGGCACCGACGCCGGCCGACTGTACGCCGTCGGCGGAGACGGAGACGAGCGGTGGGAAGCGACCTTCGAGCGAGGGGTCAACACCACGCCGGCGGTCGACGACGAGCGGGTCTACACGACGACGCCACGGCGGGTCGTCGCCCTCGACCGGGCGAGTGGCGAGGGCCAGTGGTCCGGGATGGTCGACCACGTCGCCAAGACGGGCATCGGCGTGGGTGGCGGGATGGTTCACGTCGGTGGCAACGAGGTGGCGTCGTTTTCGGCCGACGGCGGTGACGCCCAGTGGCGCATCGAGTTGCCGGGCGTCGCCGGTACCTTCGGGTCACCTATCTTCCGGGACGGCACGCTGTACACCGGTGGCTGTGTAAAGGTGAAGGGCAGTTCGCTGTACGACCACACGATGTACGCGCTGGATTAG
- a CDS encoding DNA-directed RNA polymerase subunit H, protein MVDVSQHNLVPEHSVLEEDEIEEMLTEYDIDRTDLPKIQRRDPGLPDEAEVGDVIKIVRDSRTTDQAVVYRLVVE, encoded by the coding sequence ATGGTAGACGTAAGCCAACACAATCTGGTTCCGGAGCATTCGGTCCTCGAGGAGGACGAAATCGAGGAGATGCTCACGGAGTACGACATCGACCGCACAGACCTGCCGAAAATACAGCGTCGCGACCCCGGACTCCCCGACGAGGCGGAGGTCGGCGACGTCATCAAAATCGTCCGTGACTCCCGGACGACGGACCAAGCAGTCGTATACCGACTGGTGGTAGAATGA
- a CDS encoding AAA family ATPase — translation MRVIGTVGLAGSGKGEFAAVAESLDIPVVTMGDVIRAECRNRGLDPAEHHGEIAQALREENGPAAIAEESLPHIEEALAEADTVLVDGIRSGVEVDAFEERFGEAFVLVSVEAPFELREKRIGERGRDKVDGDGENLAARDERELGFGLDEAMARADITVENTGTLEEFRSQVQEILQ, via the coding sequence ATGCGAGTCATCGGAACCGTCGGGTTGGCCGGCAGCGGCAAAGGCGAGTTCGCCGCCGTCGCCGAGTCACTCGACATCCCGGTCGTGACGATGGGTGATGTCATCCGCGCGGAGTGTCGCAACCGCGGATTAGACCCGGCCGAACACCACGGCGAAATCGCCCAGGCGCTCCGCGAGGAGAACGGCCCGGCGGCCATCGCCGAGGAGTCGCTACCGCACATCGAGGAGGCACTGGCGGAGGCCGATACGGTCCTCGTCGACGGCATCCGCTCGGGCGTGGAGGTCGACGCCTTCGAGGAGCGCTTCGGCGAGGCGTTCGTCCTCGTGAGCGTCGAGGCGCCGTTCGAACTCCGCGAGAAACGCATCGGAGAACGCGGCCGGGACAAAGTCGACGGGGACGGCGAGAACCTCGCCGCCCGCGACGAACGCGAGTTGGGGTTCGGCCTCGACGAGGCGATGGCGCGTGCCGACATCACCGTCGAAAACACGGGGACGCTCGAGGAGTTCAGGAGCCAGGTGCAGGAGATATTACAATGA
- a CDS encoding DNA-directed RNA polymerase subunit B'', with protein sequence MNREDRRAVSREYFSRDRLAEHHFRSFNNFLDRGMQDVVDEKENIDTDIGDKEGQEPVRVDLGNVRILTPRVREADGSEELLYPQEARLRNITYSAPVFMEMSIVRGGEEEEEHIVDQAETKVGRMPIMVGSDKCNIAGFTRDELIEIGEDPADPGGYFIVNGSERVLMTSEDLAPNKILAEYDTKYGDEIQIAKTFSQRRGYRALVLCERNRSGILEVSFPSVSGSINFVTLVRALGLESDEEIVHRVSDDPEIVKFMLENLEAAEVQSTAEAIEQLGQRVASGQGKNYQLKRANYVIDRYLLPHLHEEGVEDEETRMNKAVYLCRMAEACFELALERRESDDKDHYANKRLKVSGDLMKDLFRTALNKLSRDVKYQLERANMRNRQLSVNTVVRSDVLTERLEHPIATGNWVGGRSGVSQLVDRTDYMGVLSHLRRLRSPLSRSQPHFEARDLHATQWGRICPSETPEGPNCGLVKNFAQAMELSQSVDDERGLKRELASMGVEGIPGIETVETHTADD encoded by the coding sequence ATGAACCGGGAGGACCGACGCGCCGTCTCTCGGGAGTACTTCTCGCGGGACCGACTCGCCGAGCACCACTTCCGGTCGTTCAACAACTTCCTCGACCGCGGCATGCAGGACGTCGTCGACGAAAAGGAGAACATCGACACCGACATCGGCGACAAAGAGGGCCAAGAGCCGGTCCGTGTCGACCTCGGCAACGTCCGCATCCTGACGCCGCGCGTCCGGGAGGCTGACGGCTCCGAGGAACTGCTGTACCCCCAGGAGGCCCGCCTCCGGAACATCACCTACTCGGCGCCGGTGTTCATGGAGATGAGCATCGTCCGCGGCGGCGAGGAGGAGGAAGAACACATCGTCGACCAGGCGGAGACGAAGGTCGGCCGGATGCCGATTATGGTCGGCTCCGACAAGTGCAATATCGCGGGATTCACCCGCGACGAACTCATCGAAATCGGCGAGGACCCCGCCGACCCCGGTGGGTACTTCATCGTCAACGGCTCCGAGCGCGTTCTGATGACGAGCGAGGACCTCGCGCCGAACAAGATTCTCGCCGAGTACGACACGAAGTACGGCGACGAGATTCAGATTGCCAAGACGTTCAGCCAACGGCGCGGCTACCGCGCGCTCGTGCTGTGTGAGCGGAACCGAAGCGGCATCCTCGAAGTGTCGTTCCCCTCCGTTTCGGGCTCTATCAACTTCGTGACGCTGGTTCGGGCCCTCGGGCTGGAGTCCGACGAGGAAATCGTCCACCGCGTCAGCGACGACCCCGAAATCGTGAAGTTCATGCTGGAGAACCTGGAGGCCGCGGAGGTCCAATCGACCGCCGAGGCCATCGAGCAGTTGGGCCAGCGGGTCGCTTCGGGGCAGGGGAAGAACTACCAGTTGAAGCGGGCGAACTACGTCATCGACCGGTATCTCCTGCCGCACCTCCACGAGGAAGGTGTCGAGGACGAGGAGACGCGGATGAACAAGGCCGTCTACCTCTGTCGGATGGCCGAGGCCTGTTTCGAGTTGGCACTGGAGCGTCGGGAATCCGACGACAAGGACCACTACGCCAACAAGCGGCTGAAGGTCTCCGGCGACCTGATGAAGGACCTGTTCCGGACGGCGCTGAACAAGCTCTCCCGGGACGTGAAGTACCAACTCGAACGGGCGAACATGCGGAACCGACAGTTGTCGGTGAACACGGTCGTTCGCTCGGACGTGCTGACCGAACGGCTCGAACACCCCATCGCGACGGGCAACTGGGTGGGCGGTCGCTCCGGCGTGAGCCAGTTGGTCGACCGGACCGACTACATGGGTGTGCTGTCCCACCTCCGTCGGCTCCGCTCGCCGCTCAGCCGTTCACAGCCGCACTTCGAGGCGCGTGACCTCCACGCGACCCAGTGGGGTCGCATCTGTCCCTCCGAGACGCCGGAGGGTCCGAACTGTGGGCTGGTGAAGAACTTCGCACAGGCGATGGAACTGTCCCAGAGCGTCGACGACGAGCGCGGACTGAAGCGCGAACTCGCGTCGATGGGCGTCGAGGGCATTCCGGGAATCGAGACGGTCGAAACACACACGGCGGACGACTAA
- a CDS encoding ABC transporter permease, whose amino-acid sequence MRLGDFPAVVMATRNLRRNKLRSVLAALGIVIGVLAIATLGIFGNVLQLAALESLGGLGDQVIVSPNQDAGGESLTARDITEIQRVSEGRGTVVPLRSDGAVVSGTGGTSSFATIYGTDRPAALFSAEAGTVPERHRQGALVGSSLAEELGVQVGSLVEIAGNDYRVIAVLAPGEDISPIQPDSAIVLPESAFVPGDYDQVVVQANSGEDARTIAEEVRDRLNAREQRVSVFELSSILDQIEEFFDLLNQFLIGLGAVSLVVAGVAIFNVMLMSTTERKGEIGLLRAVGVQKRDILRTLVVEATLLGILGGFVGVLLSIGAALLLWYVSPIALDIILDPSNGVYLLVAFVFGVAVSLASGLYPAWKAANLEPVDALRD is encoded by the coding sequence ATGCGGCTCGGAGACTTCCCGGCGGTCGTGATGGCGACGCGAAACCTCCGGCGGAACAAACTCCGGTCGGTGCTGGCGGCGCTCGGCATCGTCATCGGCGTCCTCGCCATCGCCACCCTCGGCATCTTCGGCAACGTCCTCCAACTCGCGGCACTCGAATCGCTGGGCGGCCTCGGCGACCAAGTCATCGTCTCGCCGAACCAGGACGCCGGCGGTGAGTCGCTCACCGCTCGCGACATCACCGAAATCCAGCGCGTCTCGGAGGGCCGCGGTACGGTCGTCCCGTTGCGGAGCGACGGCGCCGTCGTCTCCGGAACCGGGGGGACGAGTAGCTTCGCGACCATCTACGGCACCGACCGGCCAGCGGCGCTGTTCAGCGCCGAAGCCGGCACCGTTCCCGAGCGCCACAGACAGGGCGCGCTCGTCGGCAGTTCGCTGGCCGAGGAACTCGGCGTTCAGGTCGGCAGTCTCGTCGAAATCGCCGGCAACGACTATCGGGTCATCGCCGTCCTCGCCCCCGGCGAAGACATCTCGCCCATCCAACCCGACAGCGCCATCGTCCTCCCGGAGAGCGCGTTCGTCCCCGGCGACTACGATCAGGTCGTCGTGCAGGCGAACTCCGGCGAGGACGCCCGGACTATCGCCGAAGAAGTTCGTGACCGACTCAACGCCCGCGAACAGCGTGTCTCCGTGTTCGAGTTGTCGAGCATCCTCGACCAAATCGAGGAGTTCTTCGACCTCCTGAACCAGTTCCTCATCGGTCTCGGTGCCGTCTCGCTCGTCGTCGCCGGCGTCGCCATCTTCAACGTCATGCTGATGAGCACGACCGAGCGGAAGGGTGAAATCGGCCTGCTCCGTGCGGTCGGCGTCCAGAAACGGGACATCCTCCGGACGCTCGTCGTCGAGGCGACCCTGCTCGGCATCCTCGGTGGGTTCGTCGGGGTGCTGTTGAGCATCGGCGCGGCGCTGCTGTTGTGGTACGTCTCGCCAATCGCTCTCGACATCATTCTCGACCCTTCGAACGGCGTCTACCTGCTCGTTGCCTTCGTCTTCGGCGTCGCCGTCAGCCTCGCCAGTGGGCTGTACCCGGCCTGGAAGGCCGCCAATCTCGAACCCGTCGACGCGCTCCGGGACTGA
- a CDS encoding ribonuclease catalytic domain-containing protein, with product MTDRDEQAYAGTAEGQGPVVIDEELARHLANKREELFEEFEIRDEFPSEVLEEAEERANDPEGDIETELDERKDLRELTTWTTDPADAQDFDDAISIERTEEGYRLWVHIADVTHYVNPETAMWEEAQKRGNTVYLPGYTMHMLPPILAETVCSLVPNEDRLAHTVEMHINGETLSHESIDIYKSVIHSDARLTYNECEESLDDEGHDLHEKNTLAYELAERLHEQRKEDGSLVLNPKRDRAHTIIEECMLKANKAVTHTLQWDRGLEAMFRVHPQPTPDEWDEALREIQDLEGVSIPGNTWDDPRKAVNATLEEAPGRQLNKIQWAVMKVMPRAKYMSDPFGGHHALNFEIYGHFTSPIRRLSDLVNHWIIYTNEVPEGIADLCDHASDKQKDAETCERQYKKFLEEVGLDPHAVNNRGIEVVEDPEDADYTV from the coding sequence ATGACTGACCGCGACGAGCAGGCGTACGCCGGCACTGCGGAGGGGCAGGGCCCCGTCGTCATCGACGAGGAACTCGCCCGCCACCTCGCCAACAAGCGCGAGGAACTGTTCGAGGAGTTCGAGATTCGCGACGAGTTCCCGAGCGAGGTGTTGGAGGAAGCCGAGGAACGCGCCAACGACCCCGAGGGCGACATCGAGACGGAACTCGACGAGCGGAAAGACCTCCGGGAGTTGACGACGTGGACGACCGACCCCGCCGACGCACAGGACTTCGACGACGCCATCTCCATCGAACGCACCGAGGAGGGCTACCGCCTGTGGGTTCACATCGCCGACGTGACCCACTACGTCAACCCCGAGACGGCGATGTGGGAGGAGGCCCAGAAACGCGGCAACACGGTCTATCTGCCGGGGTACACGATGCACATGCTCCCGCCGATTCTGGCGGAGACAGTGTGTTCTCTGGTCCCCAACGAGGACCGACTCGCCCACACCGTCGAGATGCACATCAACGGCGAGACGCTTTCGCACGAATCCATCGACATCTACAAATCCGTCATCCACTCCGACGCCCGACTGACCTACAACGAGTGTGAGGAGTCGCTGGACGACGAGGGCCACGACCTTCACGAAAAGAACACCCTCGCCTACGAACTCGCCGAGAGACTCCACGAACAGCGCAAGGAGGACGGCTCGCTCGTGCTCAACCCCAAGCGGGACCGCGCCCACACCATCATCGAGGAGTGCATGCTGAAGGCGAACAAGGCCGTCACCCACACCCTCCAGTGGGACCGAGGGCTCGAAGCCATGTTCCGGGTCCACCCCCAGCCGACGCCCGACGAGTGGGACGAGGCGCTCCGGGAGATTCAGGACCTCGAAGGCGTCTCGATTCCCGGCAACACCTGGGACGACCCCCGGAAGGCCGTCAACGCCACGCTCGAAGAGGCGCCCGGCCGACAGCTCAACAAGATTCAGTGGGCCGTGATGAAGGTGATGCCCCGCGCCAAGTACATGTCCGACCCCTTCGGCGGCCACCACGCGCTGAACTTCGAGATTTACGGCCACTTCACCTCGCCAATCCGCCGCCTGTCGGACCTCGTCAACCACTGGATTATCTACACCAACGAGGTGCCGGAGGGCATCGCCGACCTCTGTGACCACGCCAGCGACAAACAGAAGGACGCCGAAACCTGCGAACGCCAGTACAAGAAGTTCCTTGAGGAGGTCGGCCTCGACCCCCACGCGGTGAACAACCGCGGCATCGAGGTCGTCGAAGACCCCGAAGACGCCGACTACACGGTCTGA
- a CDS encoding ABC transporter ATP-binding protein, whose protein sequence is MSGDVSPPTAERTAAAESTDSDGEAPPLQLIGVTREYDGGGETVRALIDVDLTVEAGEFVAVMGPSGSGKSTMLNTLGLLDTPTSGEVLLDGRDVTTLDDEARTDLRKEYIGFVFQDFFLIPTLTATENVSLPTVYDRDRDATARAEDLLDRVGLGDRLDHRPPELSGGQKQRVAIARALINRPEVLLADEPTGNLDTDTGRQVLGEFERICEQGVAVVAVTHDELVTEYADRTVELIDGRLEES, encoded by the coding sequence ATGAGCGGTGACGTGTCGCCGCCCACGGCGGAGCGAACGGCGGCCGCGGAGTCGACCGACAGTGACGGCGAGGCGCCCCCGCTGCAACTCATCGGGGTGACTCGGGAGTACGACGGTGGCGGCGAAACCGTCCGGGCGCTGATAGACGTGGATTTGACCGTCGAGGCCGGCGAGTTCGTCGCCGTCATGGGTCCCTCCGGTTCGGGAAAGTCGACGATGCTGAACACGCTCGGCCTGCTCGATACGCCCACGAGCGGGGAGGTGTTGCTCGACGGCCGCGACGTGACGACGCTGGACGACGAGGCCCGAACCGACCTCCGCAAGGAGTACATCGGCTTCGTCTTTCAGGACTTCTTCCTCATACCGACGCTGACAGCGACCGAGAACGTCAGCCTGCCGACGGTGTACGACCGCGACCGCGACGCGACGGCCCGCGCCGAGGACTTACTGGACCGCGTCGGCCTCGGTGACCGCCTCGACCACCGCCCACCCGAACTCTCGGGTGGCCAGAAACAGCGCGTCGCCATCGCGCGGGCGCTCATCAACCGCCCGGAAGTGCTGTTGGCCGACGAACCGACCGGCAACCTCGACACCGACACCGGACGGCAGGTCCTCGGCGAGTTCGAGCGCATCTGCGAGCAGGGTGTCGCCGTCGTCGCCGTCACCCACGACGAACTCGTCACCGAATACGCCGACCGGACGGTCGAACTCATCGACGGGCGACTAGAGGAATCATAG
- a CDS encoding aminopeptidase, whose product MDPRIREHAEIIVDHSTDVQAGDNVVISAPSVAEDLAVALHEVVGDRGATPVYLANDARASRAYLKAVDDEKIETPTHTQALYEESDVLIRVRAERNATETSDVDPETQAVRSRANQPVQEAALSSRWCLTQFPSQASAQLAGMSTEAYEGFVWDAVNKDWEAQRKHQQRMVEILDPADEVHIVSGDTTDVTMSVDGMVTINDYAEKNLPGGEVFTAPVVDSVNGEVLFDKPLYHQGREITGAHLVFEDGEVVEHAADQNENLLTEVLETDEGASRLGELGIGMNRDIDRFTYNMLFDEKMGDTVHMAVGRAYPDTVGEGREQNESAVHVDMIVDMSEDSYIEADGEVVQRDGTFRFEDGFEE is encoded by the coding sequence ATGGACCCGCGCATTCGCGAACACGCAGAGATTATCGTCGACCACTCGACGGACGTGCAGGCGGGCGACAACGTCGTCATCAGCGCGCCGAGCGTCGCCGAGGACCTCGCGGTCGCCCTCCACGAAGTCGTCGGTGACCGGGGTGCAACGCCGGTGTATCTCGCCAACGACGCCCGCGCATCTCGGGCGTACCTGAAGGCCGTCGACGACGAGAAGATCGAGACGCCGACCCACACCCAGGCGCTGTACGAGGAAAGCGACGTGCTCATCCGCGTCCGTGCGGAGCGAAACGCCACCGAGACGAGCGATGTCGACCCCGAAACGCAGGCCGTCCGCTCGCGGGCGAACCAGCCGGTACAGGAGGCTGCCCTCTCGAGTCGCTGGTGTCTCACGCAGTTCCCCTCACAGGCCAGCGCCCAACTCGCGGGCATGTCCACCGAGGCCTACGAGGGCTTCGTCTGGGACGCCGTAAACAAAGACTGGGAAGCCCAACGGAAGCACCAACAGCGGATGGTCGAGATTCTCGACCCCGCAGACGAGGTCCACATCGTGAGTGGCGACACCACAGACGTGACGATGTCCGTCGACGGGATGGTGACCATCAACGACTACGCCGAGAAGAACCTCCCCGGTGGCGAGGTGTTCACCGCTCCCGTCGTCGACAGCGTCAACGGCGAGGTGCTGTTCGACAAGCCGCTGTACCATCAGGGCCGTGAGATTACGGGTGCCCACCTCGTCTTCGAGGACGGCGAAGTCGTCGAACACGCTGCCGACCAAAACGAGAACCTGCTGACCGAGGTACTGGAGACCGACGAAGGCGCGAGTCGACTCGGCGAACTCGGTATCGGGATGAACCGCGACATCGACCGGTTTACCTACAACATGCTGTTCGACGAGAAGATGGGCGACACCGTCCACATGGCGGTCGGACGCGCCTACCCCGACACCGTCGGCGAAGGCCGCGAGCAGAACGAATCGGCCGTCCACGTCGACATGATAGTCGACATGAGCGAGGACTCCTACATCGAAGCCGACGGCGAAGTCGTCCAAAGGGACGGAACATTCCGGTTCGAAGACGGGTTCGAGGAGTAG
- a CDS encoding YccF domain-containing protein, whose product MSERSFLTRALWFVFIGWWLTPVLVNAAWLLGLTVILLPISVKLINLVPTALTLKTPKSTLDPDSARGQRNLLVRALYFVFVGWWLSFLWANVANILAVTIIGLPVAIWMLHRLPFVLSLYRYDG is encoded by the coding sequence ATGTCCGAACGCTCGTTTCTCACCCGCGCGCTGTGGTTCGTCTTCATCGGCTGGTGGCTCACGCCCGTCCTCGTCAACGCCGCGTGGCTACTGGGACTCACCGTGATTCTGCTCCCCATCTCGGTGAAACTCATCAACCTCGTCCCGACGGCGCTGACGCTGAAGACGCCCAAATCGACGCTTGACCCCGACTCCGCCCGCGGTCAGCGCAACCTCCTCGTGCGGGCGCTGTACTTCGTCTTCGTCGGCTGGTGGCTGAGTTTCCTTTGGGCCAACGTCGCCAACATCCTCGCCGTGACGATTATCGGCTTGCCGGTCGCAATCTGGATGCTGCATCGGCTGCCGTTCGTGCTGTCGCTGTATCGGTACGACGGCTGA
- a CDS encoding DUF7562 family protein: MWRRRDNEEVTCIACGESVPRSEAREYDKHGDRWDREDKAFEHLCKPCYRELCHLPRSGLETLLEDIDTGGRTRAEFLSEYVERVESDREAESRD; the protein is encoded by the coding sequence ATGTGGCGCCGCCGGGACAACGAGGAGGTGACCTGTATCGCCTGCGGCGAGTCGGTCCCGCGTTCGGAGGCCCGCGAGTACGACAAACACGGCGACCGCTGGGACCGCGAGGACAAGGCCTTCGAACACCTCTGTAAGCCCTGCTATCGCGAGTTGTGTCATCTCCCTCGAAGCGGTCTGGAGACGCTGTTAGAAGACATCGACACCGGCGGTCGCACGCGTGCGGAGTTCCTCTCCGAGTACGTCGAACGCGTCGAGAGCGACCGCGAGGCCGAATCCCGAGACTAA